One region of Gossypium raimondii isolate GPD5lz chromosome 6, ASM2569854v1, whole genome shotgun sequence genomic DNA includes:
- the LOC105771487 gene encoding polyphenol oxidase, chloroplastic, whose amino-acid sequence MISFTFIFTQSKQGTLTMGSTVNSPSTPIIIPSSPLQTSFIPKTSQLSIFKKKKPFNFASKKLVSCKASDRNQNNADSSSLNRFDRRDILLGLGGLYGATNLVSDPFASAAPIAAPDLSLCENSTVTSSSSGTSISVPCCPPKATNIIDFKPPRFSNIRLRPAAHLVDANYLEKFTKAMELMKALPDDDPRSFKQQANVHCAYCNGVYDHVGFPDQQLQIHFSWLFFPFHRFYLYFYERILGKLIGDPNFVMPFWNWDSPPGMVIPDIYVDPTSPLYDEKRNVDHQPPKMLDLDYAGTEELLSKRDQIKSNLSVMYRQMVTYKTPSLFHGAAYRAGDNPSPGMGSVENNPHTAVHRWVGDKREPFSEDMGNFYSAGRDPLFYAHHCNVDRLWNIWKSLPGKKRTDFTDTDWLDSSFLFYDENANLVRVKVRDCLNSRTLGYDYQKVNIPWLKNKPTPRRPGRGSGSGSAMAAETSTKTVIRNAFPIVLDKLVRIEVPRTKKSRTKVEKENEEEVLVLQNIRVDRDVAVKFDVYINDEDDETPTEPEDSEFAGSFTNIPHNHHNPAVKLDTNLTLPLSDLLEDLDIERDDNIVVTLVPKEGKGLVSIGNIKIDFVRD is encoded by the coding sequence atGATATCCTTCACTTTCATCTTCACCCAATCAAAGCAAGGTACCTTAACAATGGGTTCCACTGTGAATTCCCCATCAACCCCCATCATTATTCCCAGTTCCCCCCTTCAAACTTCATTCATCCCCAAAACATCTCAACTTTCCATATTCAAGAAGAAAAAACCTTTCAACTTTGCCTCCAAGAAACTAGTGTCATGCAAAGCCAGTGATAGGAACCAAAATAATGCAGACTCGTCTTCTCTAAACAGGTTTGATAGAAGGGATATCCTTCTTGGCCTAGGAGGTCTGTATGGTGCAACCAACCTTGTAAGTGACCCATTTGCATCGGCCGCCCCAATAGCCGCCCCTGACCTTTCGCTTTGTGAGAATTCAACCGTAACATCTTCAAGTTCAGGAACCAGCATAAGTGTCCCTTGCTGCCCACCAAAAGCAACAAATATTATAGATTTCAAACCACCTCGGTTTTCCAATATAAGGTTAAGGCCGGCAGCACATTTAGTTGATGCTAACTACTTGGAGAAATTTACAAAGGCGATGGAGCTGATGAAAGCTCTTCCTGATGATGATCCTCGTAGTTTCAAGCAACAGGCTAATGTTCATTGTGCCTATTGCAATGGGGTTTATGATCATGTGGGATTTCCAGATCAAcaacttcaaattcactttTCATGGCTTTTTTTCCCATTCCATAGGTTTTATCTCTATTTCTACGAAAGGATATTGGGGAAGTTGATTGGTGATCCTAATTTCGTAATGCCATTTTGGAACTGGGATTCTCCCCCTGGCATGGTTATCCCTGATATATATGTAGACCCTACTTCTCCACTCTACGATGAAAAGCGCAATGTGGACCACCAACCCCCCAAAATGCTTGATCTTGATTATGCTGGCACTGAAGAACTATTATCAAAGAGAGATCAAATAAAGAGCAATCTAAGTGTGATGTACCGGCAAATGGTAACCTACAAGACCCCTTCTCTTTTCCATGGAGCAGCGTACCGTGCCGGCGACAATCCCAGTCCAGGAATGGGTTCCGTTGAGAACAATCCTCACACCGCCGTTCACCGGTGGGTTGGTGACAAGCGGGAGCCATTTTCTGAAGACATGGGGAACTTCTACTCTGCAGGTAGAGACCCATTGTTCTATGCTCATCACTGCAATGTTGACCGATTGTGGAACATTTGGAAGTCATTACCAGGGAAGAAGCGAACTGATTTCACTGACACAGATTGGCTCGACTCCTCCTTTCTTTTCTACGATGAGAACGCAAATCTGGTTCGAGTCAAGGTTCGTGATTGCCTTAACTCAAGGACTTTGGGGTACGATTATCAAAAAGTTAATATTCCATGGCTCAAAAACAAGCCAACTCCTCGAAGGCCTGGTCGAGGTAGTGGTAGTGGTAGTGCAATGGCAGCCGAAACCAGCACTAAAACCGTTATTCGGAATGCCTTCCCTATAGTTTTAGACAAGTTGGTGCGTATTGAGGTTCCAAGGACAAAGAAATCAAGGACTaaggttgaaaaagaaaatgaagaagaagtatTGGTTCTACAAAACATCCGGGTAGACCGAGATGTGGCTGTTAAATTCGATGTGTACATTAACGATGAAGATGATGAGACACCCACCGAACCAGAAGATTCGGAGTTCGCAGGGAGCTTTACAAATATACCTCATAACCATCACAACCCTGCGGTAAAGCTTGACACTAACTTGACTTTACCATTATCGGATTTGTTGGAGGATTTGGATATTGAACGTGATGACAATATTGTGGTGACTTTGGTGCCTAAAGAAGGGAAGGGTCTGGTTTCTATTGGTAACATTAAGATCGACTTCGTCCGAGATTGA